One genomic window of Syngnathus acus chromosome 11, fSynAcu1.2, whole genome shotgun sequence includes the following:
- the LOC119130799 gene encoding ribonucleoside-diphosphate reductase subunit M2 B-like, with translation MRVQRFCREVQVPEVRSFYSFQILMETVHSEMYSMLINTYIRDLKERDYLFNAIQTLPCIKRKADWALQWINDIRSTFAERIVAFVAVEGIFFSGSFAAIYWLKKRGLMPGLAYSNKLISRDEGLHCNFACLLYSYLLKKPSQDRVKDIITKAVSIEQEFLSEALPVDLIRINSSLMKQYIQFVADRLLSDLGLAKVYMSKNPFNFMESISLEGKTNFFEKRVGEYQKFGVMSNMIDCEFTLDADF, from the exons ATGAGG GTGCAGAGGTTTTGTCGGGAGGTTCAGGTGCCCGAGGTGCGCTCCTTTTACAGCTTCCAAATCCTGATGGAGACGGTGCACTCGGAGATGTACAGCATGCTCATCAACACCTACATACGGGACCTCAAGGAAAG GGACTATCTCTTCAATGCCATTCAAACGTTGCCATGCATCAAGCGCAAGGCCGACTGGGCGCTGCAGTGGATAAATGACATCCGGTCCACCTTTG CCGAGCGAATCGTGGCCTTCGTGGCAGTGGAGGGCATCTTCTTCTCTGGCTCCTTCGCCGCCATTTACTGGTTGAAGAAAAGAGGCCTCATGCCCGGCCTCGCTTACTCCAACAAGCTCATCAGCCGGGACGAG ggactgcactgcaactttGCCTGTCTGCTCTACAGCTACCTGTTGAAGAAGCCTTCCCAGGATCGGGTGAAGGACATCATCACCAAAGCCGTTAGCATTGAACAG GAGTTTCTGAGCGAGGCCTTACCGGTGGATCTTATCAGAATCAACTCTTCCCTGATGAAGCAGTACATCCAATTTGTGGCAGACCGGCTGCTCTCTGACCTGGGACTGGCCAAG gttTACATGTCCAAGAACCCGTTTAACTTCATGGAGTCTATTTCGCTAGAGGGGAAAACCAATTTTTTTGAGAAGCGAGTGGGCGAGTACCAGAAATTTGGAGTCATGTCCAACATGATAGACTGCGAGTTCACTCTGGATGCCGACTTCTGA